One window of Rasiella rasia genomic DNA carries:
- a CDS encoding enoyl-CoA hydratase/isomerase family protein has translation MSYENILSSFENNVTTITINRPSKLNALNRATIKELHQAFKVADDDKNTKVILVTGSGEKAFVAGADISEFADFSVSQGEKLAAEGQALLFDFVAHLSTPVIAAINGFALGGGLELAMAAHFRVASDNAKMGLPEVSLGVIPGYGGTQRLPQLVGKGRAMELIMTAGMIDANQALQYGLVNHVTTLEELLPLAEKLASKIARNSSVAIASAIDAVNAGYEDGENGFDAEITQFGKCFGTADFHEGTQAFLEKRKAAFPGN, from the coding sequence ATGTCCTACGAAAACATTCTAAGTTCGTTTGAAAATAACGTCACAACAATTACCATAAACAGACCTTCAAAACTCAATGCGCTTAACAGAGCGACCATAAAAGAATTGCACCAAGCCTTTAAGGTAGCCGATGATGATAAAAATACTAAGGTAATCTTGGTCACTGGAAGCGGTGAAAAAGCGTTTGTGGCTGGAGCAGATATCAGTGAATTTGCAGATTTCTCGGTTTCTCAAGGCGAAAAATTAGCCGCCGAGGGACAGGCGTTACTATTCGATTTTGTAGCGCATTTATCTACACCAGTAATTGCGGCAATAAATGGTTTTGCACTTGGTGGCGGATTAGAATTGGCGATGGCGGCGCATTTTAGAGTGGCTAGTGATAATGCTAAAATGGGGCTACCGGAAGTTTCGTTAGGGGTTATTCCAGGTTATGGAGGTACACAACGCTTACCACAACTGGTAGGAAAAGGACGCGCCATGGAACTTATTATGACCGCCGGAATGATAGATGCCAATCAGGCATTGCAATACGGGTTGGTAAATCATGTTACTACCTTAGAAGAATTATTGCCGCTGGCAGAAAAGCTTGCCTCAAAAATTGCTAGAAACTCTTCTGTAGCTATTGCTTCAGCCATAGATGCGGTTAACGCGGGCTACGAAGACGGCGAAAATGGTTTTGATGCAGAAATTACTCAATTTGGCAAATGCTTCGGGACGGCAGATTTTCACGAAGGTACTCAGGCATTCTTAGAGAAGCGTAAAGCAGCGTTCCCTGGGAATTAA